The following are encoded in a window of Bacillus xiapuensis genomic DNA:
- a CDS encoding beta-class carbonic anhydrase, translated as MTLLEEILSYNEKFVASKKYEEFTTGKFPDKRVVILTCMDTRLVELVTKAMNFKNGDVKIVRNAGAIVNHPFGSIMRSLLVAVYQLQADEVIIVGHHDCGMSSLKSEDILSAMKERGVKEETIETIRHAGIDVDSWLQGFESVEESVKHSVSMVKSHPLMLDTIPVHGLVINPESGKLDQVINGYEAAGK; from the coding sequence ATGACATTATTAGAAGAGATTTTATCATATAATGAAAAGTTTGTAGCCAGCAAGAAGTACGAGGAATTCACAACGGGGAAATTTCCGGATAAGCGTGTAGTTATCCTGACTTGCATGGATACCCGTTTAGTCGAACTTGTCACAAAAGCGATGAACTTCAAAAACGGCGATGTCAAAATTGTCCGCAATGCCGGAGCCATCGTCAACCATCCGTTCGGGAGCATCATGCGCAGCTTGCTGGTTGCGGTTTATCAATTGCAGGCTGATGAAGTCATCATCGTCGGTCACCATGATTGCGGCATGAGCTCCTTAAAGAGCGAGGATATATTAAGCGCCATGAAAGAGCGCGGTGTGAAAGAAGAAACAATTGAGACGATAAGACATGCCGGAATTGATGTTGATTCTTGGCTGCAAGGCTTTGAAAGCGTCGAAGAAAGCGTGAAGCACAGCGTCAGCATGGTCAAAAGTCATCCGCTGATGCTCGACACCATTCCAGTGCACGGACTTGTGATTAACCCTGAAAGCGGCAAGCTTGATCAAGTAATCAACGGCTATGAAGCCGCTGGTAAATAA
- a CDS encoding thioredoxin family protein, with translation MSSLSVLRQQLADDKLALLYISRPSCSVCHAVLPQVEQLLTRYPRVQAYHVNADEMPEIAGEFSVFTIPAVIFFANGKEMFRKARFIPMDELDCQIQKISSFL, from the coding sequence ATGTCGTCATTATCTGTTCTACGGCAGCAGCTTGCTGATGATAAACTGGCTTTATTATATATTTCACGTCCGAGCTGTTCGGTTTGTCATGCCGTATTGCCGCAAGTGGAGCAGCTTTTAACCCGCTATCCGCGCGTCCAAGCGTACCATGTTAATGCCGATGAAATGCCCGAAATCGCAGGTGAATTCTCAGTGTTTACGATTCCTGCGGTTATTTTTTTCGCGAATGGAAAAGAAATGTTTCGTAAAGCCCGCTTCATTCCCATGGACGAACTCGACTGCCAAATCCAGAAAATTTCCAGCTTTCTTTAA
- the queF gene encoding preQ(1) synthase — protein sequence MAGRKEEELKDITLLGNQGTKYTFSYDPSILETFENKHQQRDYFVKFNCPEFTSLCPMTGQPDFATIYISYIPDVKMVESKSLKLYLFSFRNHGDFHEDCMNIIMNDLIELMDPRYIEVWGKFTPRGGISIDPYTNYGKPGTKYEKMAEYRMMNHDLYPETIDNR from the coding sequence ATGGCTGGAAGAAAAGAAGAAGAATTAAAAGACATTACCCTGTTAGGTAATCAAGGGACAAAATATACATTTTCCTATGATCCATCTATACTCGAAACTTTCGAAAACAAACATCAGCAGCGGGATTACTTTGTGAAGTTCAATTGCCCGGAATTTACAAGCCTTTGTCCAATGACTGGGCAGCCTGACTTTGCAACAATTTATATTAGCTATATCCCGGATGTGAAAATGGTAGAAAGCAAATCATTAAAGCTGTACCTCTTTAGTTTCCGCAACCACGGCGACTTCCACGAGGACTGCATGAACATTATCATGAATGACCTGATTGAACTGATGGACCCTCGCTACATTGAAGTATGGGGCAAATTCACGCCGCGTGGCGGGATTTCCATCGACCCATACACAAACTACGGGAAGCCGGGCACGAAATATGAGAAAATGGCCGAGTACCGCATGATGAACCATGACTTGTATCCGGAAACCATTGATAATCGATAA